A section of the Salmo trutta chromosome 4, fSalTru1.1, whole genome shotgun sequence genome encodes:
- the LOC115192004 gene encoding C-type lectin domain family 6 member A, which translates to MEIEEAIYVNVEEISVKDCDDLAAGYETLHQSPQTGTRPKHENQNCQPYKLATVSLGLLCVLLLTTVIGLSVLHDDDCNQLSKTHYLLTANHTIEKKELQTSYENLTKEKEQLERERDQLQIRYKSLTEERDQSQTHYITITGERDQLQMHYNSMIRERDQLQRKISEQEKKMSEELGCCPDGWRKFRSSCYYLSTESKTWTESRADCIRGGADLVIINSREEQVFLNKLGKDVHFWIGLTDSEMEGIWKWVDGTTSTTTQFWRRGQPKYTDGEEDCVVFNRFTDLSWHWAIIQSWNDQPCSVSTQWVCESRPKAS; encoded by the exons ATGGAGATAGAAGAGGCCATCTATGTCAATGTAGAGGAGATCAGTGTGAAAGACTGTGATGATCTGGCTGCTGGTTATGAGACTTTACACCAGAGTCCACAGACTGGAACAA GACCGAAGCATGAGAATCAGAACTGTCAGCCTTACAAGCTGGCTACAGTTTCTCTGGGACTGCTGTGTGTTCTCCTACTAACCACAGTCATAGGTCTCTCTGTGCTCC ATGACGATGACTGCAATCAACTGTCCAAAACTCATTATCTCCTAACAGCCAACCACACCATAGAGAAGAAAGAGCTTCAGACTAGTTATGAAaacctgactaaagagaaagaacagttggagagggagagagaccagttacagatcCGTTATAAAAGCTTGACTGAAGAAAGAGACCAATCACAAACTCATTATATCACcataactggagagagagaccagttacaaaTGCATTACAACTCaatgattagagagagagaccagttacaaagGAAAATTTCCGAGCAGGAGAAAAAGATGTCAGAAGAACTGG GATGCTGTCCTGACGGTTGGAGGAAATTCAGATCTAGCTGTTATTACCTTTCAACAGAGAGTAAAACTTGGACTGAGAGCAGAGCAGACTGTATAAGGGGAGGAGCAGACCTGGTGATCATAAACAGCAGAGAGGAACAg GTGTTTCTAAACAAACTGGGAAAAGATGTGCACTTctggattggtctgactgacTCAGAGATGGAAGGCATCTGGAAATGGGTGGATGGAACAACATCAACCACAACACA GTTCTGGAGAAGAGGACAGCCAAAATATACCGACGGGGAGGAGGATTGTGTGGTCTTCAACAGGTTCACTGATCTGTCTTGGCACTGGGCAATTATTCAGTCATGGAATGACCAGCCTTGCTCAGTGAGTACTCAATGGGTATGTGAGAGCAGACCTAAAGCGTCATAA
- the LOC115192008 gene encoding uncharacterized protein LOC115192008 codes for MVRSVREEGSQLSTIQDLKDSGFGRPPPRHGLKLLFWFANECVAFNHHGNMLVQCHPERGDFGFHYFGNFEEILPVLSRDRRESYFEVGNLNTETYSKAEDLPDYVSQDYGLSLGYRQCNKDRIIIRLKQGDVTATYVTEHKENGGRGEFDSERTHLVNPDLIRVIRDPELELATFLYQTGYMGLSLRDRLLRAFKKNSDVISWEYGSEPSQPSERSGPDHNTWDPEQDQTTSQTGLSPRKRCTRSCKVFSAFVVILMVLLVITLIVLVILGKL; via the exons ATGGTGCGGTCTGTCAGAGAAGAAGGTAGTCAGCTGAGCACCATACAAGACCTGAAGGACTCTGGCTTCGGCCGTCCTCCCCCCCGACACGGCCTCAAACTCCTCTTCTGGTTCGCCAACGAGTGTGTGGCGTTCAATCACCATGGCAACATGCTGGTACAGTGCCACCCTGAGAGAGGCGACTTCGGCTTCCACTACTTTGGCAACTTCGAGGAGATTCTCCCAGTTCTATCGCGAGACCGCAGGGAAAGCTACTTCGAGGTGGGCAACCTGAACACAGAGACCTATTCCAAAGCTGAGGACCTACCGGACTACGTGAGCCAGGACTACGGGCTTTCCCTGGGCTACCGCCAATGCAACAAGGACCGCATCATCATCAGGCTGAAGCAGGGGGACGTGACGGCCACCTATGTCACCGAGCACAAGGAGAACGGCGGCCGGGGGGAGTTTGACTCCGAACGCACCCACCTTGTAAATCCGGATTTGATCCGAGTCATCCGGGACCCTGAGCTGGAGCTAGCAACATTCCTGTACCAGACGGGCTACATGGGGCTGTCGCTGAGAGACCGCCTCCTCAGAGCTTTCAAG AAAAACTCGGATGTCATCTCGTGGGAGTATGGCTCCGAACCTTCCCAACCCTCAGAACGATCTGGTCCGGACCATAACACTTGGGATCCGGAGCAGGACCAGACCACTTCCCAGACGGGACTATCACCAAGAAAACGGTGCACCAGATCTTGCAAAGTCTTTAGTGCCTTTGTAGTCATCCTAATGGTTCTCCTGGTCATCACTTTGATTGTTTTGGTCATCTTAGGGAAGTTGTAG